The DNA region TGCCCGATCTGCATAACCTCGCGCCGTGATGGAATTTCTGAGCCGCCCCGACTGCACCAACGTAAGCCCACTCTCTTTTTGGGCACGCTTCGAGGGTTTCCACTGTGGTCTTCCGCCTACTTCAAAATTGCGAATCACAGACGTTCTGACAATCTGGGCAATCTGCTTCATCACCGGTGATAGATCCCGCAGACGATATTGCAACTGCTCC from Syntrophales bacterium includes:
- a CDS encoding phage virion morphogenesis protein, yielding MQITIRARDEEVRKSLEQLQYRLRDLSPVMKQIAQIVRTSVIRNFEVGGRPQWKPSKRAQKESGLTLVQSGRLRNSITARGYADRA